CCGCGGCGCAGACCGTCACGCAGGGCTTGTGAGTAAGCAGCGTATTCGGGCACGCAAATCACCCGGAAGTGTGCGGGATGCGCCACTGCGAAGCGCACGTACGCCAATCCTGCCTGACGAAACGCCTCCAGCGGGTCGCGCTCGGCCAGGTCACCGATCGCCGCTTCGGTCACCTCATTGAGGCGTTTCACGCCTTCCTCAGCGACGGCCGCCATCAGCGCGTACTTGTCGGGAAAATGTCGGAACGGAGCACCGCTAGACACCCCCGCCCGTCGGGCAACCTCTCGCACGCTCACCGCCGCGGGCCCCACTTCTTCCACCAGCTCCAGGGTCGCTTGAACCAATGCCTCTCGCAGCGGCGGCTTTTTCCCGGTGACGTGGCTTGGACTGGCGGTGGAGGTGGGAGTGGCGATTTGCGGTTCTGGATTGGTCACGGGGGCTCCAAGCTCGCCACTGGGGGTGGCGTCTCAATGCGCAGTCACGCTGCGTCGGGTACTAGGCAGCTCACGCCAGCAGGGCGTGAGCGCGGTCTTTCGTTTTCTCAGCTGATGGGAGATCGTTCGGGGGGTGGGGGTGAGGGAAGCACCGCTCACATTCGTCAATCTAGCAGTTGACGGACTCCCACCAGGCACTATGTGAGCACCGCTTTCGTAAGCACTGCTCTCACTGAGGAAGAATCGATGATGCAA
This Polyangiaceae bacterium DNA region includes the following protein-coding sequences:
- a CDS encoding TetR/AcrR family transcriptional regulator: MTNPEPQIATPTSTASPSHVTGKKPPLREALVQATLELVEEVGPAAVSVREVARRAGVSSGAPFRHFPDKYALMAAVAEEGVKRLNEVTEAAIGDLAERDPLEAFRQAGLAYVRFAVAHPAHFRVICVPEYAAYSQALRDGLRRGRDQLKALIVAAQGRGAIIQGDPESIMLAANAMIYGVARMFVDGQMQAEGIGTELAEESASTLTELLGRGIVEPSYAAQGC